The nucleotide sequence GCTATCATTAATCTGTGTGTAGATCATAATGTTGTTTTTTTTACAAAACTTGTACAAAAATTTGGTGTTTGATCTGATATGTGTGTTGAATTGGACATGTGGCATAAGTGAAAAACAACAAACAAAGAGATATTCACTAATTTAAGAGATGCattcatgaaataagaattatCTTAGCTTTAGGTTTCCAGCATATGCTTTTCATGGTTTCTCCATCATGGACTATGTTTGACTGTTAGACATGACCCTTGTTGGACAGTTATGTTACATATGCCAAGGAGGAAGAAGCTGTTCGATGTATACAAGCTGTACACAATTATGTGTTGGAAGGTAAATCCTTGAGGTAAGTACATGAATTGAATTTCCATTTTGCAGACTTGTGCATATTATCATATAAACGTCTCTGATTTTTTGGCTTTCACCAGAGCATGCTTTGGCACCACAAAATATTGCCGTGCATGGTTAAGAAATATGGTAAGCAGATTGCTCATCCATGCTCTCCTATGTTAATAAGTACAACGTTTTGCTGTCTACTAGAATTGCACGCATTTGTTTGTTTTTATTGAGGTGTTGTGTTGATTCAGACCTGCAGCAATCCCGATTGTCTGTATTTGCATGACATAGGTAGCCACGGAGATGGTTTTACAAAAGATGAGATGATTTCAGCTTGTACAAGGTATTTTTTTTTCCACACCTTTTTGCATGCGGATGGTGATTTTTCTGATTGTTAGTATGATCAAATTTTGACACTCCATGTTATAACCAACACAATCATATTGTTGTGCTTCCATCCAGAAAATATTTGAGAAACTTGTTTAGTACTTCGAATTCTGCCTAGCCAAAAATTGTCTGGTGAACTTTGTAGGAGTTATGTATATTGTTGGGCTGTAAATGATTAATTTAGTTGTGTTTTTCCTGCAAGCAGTTTCGGGTTGAGGTTCCTGTTGCTGCCCTGATGGCAGCATTTGCCTGACACTGCCATACTAAATTAATGCATAGTGTTTATCAGAGATGCTTAGTGGGCACAAACTTGTTGTGCTATATCATTCGGAGTTTGCGACACCTTTGTGGAATCCTACCAAGGAATCAAGTATTGGTTGGACCACAATGTATTCCTTTATGGAGTACTGATAACCAAGGAATTAAAGACTAGTTGGACTGGCACATACTGATCAATGTTTACCTGTTGGCATATTGGACCATGTAGATTGGttggtatttatttatttactatcTTTTCGATGATATTGGACAATTTAGGTGGTCCTGCCCAGTGTACTGGTACCATACTTATCTGACGAGTATGGGTCAGCAAGAATTGGTTTATTCATGTTGGGTTCAGCCAATTCCTGCCAGTTCTGCTGTTAGTCATTTGGTTTAACATGGTAACATTGCAAATTTGTTTATCTAAGTCACAAATTGTGTAGACTCTTTTGTCTAGATTTGGGTTTGGGTACCAGAAATAACCTTTTGGATTAAAGTAATTGTTGCTGTACTAATGCAACGTGATATTTACTATAAAATATAGAAGTTAGAGTAATTATGGGCTTCCATCTTGGCATAGTATGTAGCAGCTAGTTGCAGGCACAAGGTTTCACCTTAGCCAAGGAATATTGAGCCCCAGTTATTGGTGATTGGCCAACGGTTTGTGCCTTCAAGGTTTTAAAAGTCGACGGGATCGATTTGTAGCAAGGTTCATAATTTCATGCACTGGTACTATACTGGTAGGGATCAGACCGTATACGACGGGATTAGGAACCTTGGACTGTACAACCCAGTAAATATTTACTAGTACGATTAATACCAACACCCAAACCAGACAATATCACCGGTCTAGTTCAGAAtcagtttatttattttttatttgtcttGACCACaacaatcatatttttttatttttaatttcccCATGCTCCTTCCTCTCACGCCATGTGCTTGTTGCCTCACCATTGCCTGCTGCTTGGCTGTCTCCGTTACTCCTTTGGACCGAAACTTGAATCCTTGTTGTCTTTTAATGCGAGAGCTTTAGGATATCGCAATCATATTTGCTTAGTGCCGGGTGCAGCATTCAGACTAAGCTGAGGTGCATCCCACATATCAGACCACACGGAGAGGTTTGTGGACTTGCACTTTATCCAATTATTCTACAAGTCCAAAACTTGTATATATTAAAAATGTTCACTTCTTAATTGTTGAGGTTGACTACTCAAAGCATATGTTCAGATATAAGCTTATTTGGGTGTCACAGGAAGGATGCACCTACATTGTTGATCAATGTACAATCATTTGCTTGAGTTAAACATTGTGCATTTCAGACTATTTTACAGCAGATGACAAGTCAACTATTCTCCATAATTTTTTGTCTTTACTTTTGGCATATTATTTTATGCCCGTATACTTGTCTTTCTTATGATTGACTTTGTTTCACTAATGGAACTTCATGAGTAGGGTTCCTCAAATTACTTCTTCCAGTTCTCAACGACGTTTTGGAACTGTTTTGCCTCCGCCAATGGATGACTTCAACAGCAGATTAGGCTTGGACAAGCATCCAGTCAAGAGGACCTGTATTGTAAGCCCATATTTTCCTGATGCAAAGGACTTCTGTGAGATAGGATCAGCCACTCTTTATAGTGATATTATGCACATCATGCTTTTATGCCTAGGTCTCATTCTCCCTCTCTATattgacttaatttttttttttttaagaattcctCAATCCAGGTTAACGGTTCTTCTAATATTAGTGCCGAAATGTCCAATGCTTTACCAGCAGCTGCTTCATGGTATGTTTGTTTTTGTGCCTTATCTTGGCAATGGTCATTTTTGCTAATTCTATGATCATATGCAGGGGACTTCGTGGTTCAAATTGCCAGATTTTGGCTTCAAGTATACAATGTTCTCGAACACCTGCAATTCAAAACACACAGGCTATAAGCAATTCATCTTTGCCTTCTTTATTGACGACAAGCACAAAGCAACCTTCAGCACGGGATGATGAAATGCTTATAACATCAAGGGTACCTGAAAGCAAGGAAGATGTTCATTCCATGTCCGGGTCCTTGGAACCTTTACGACTTGTTACTCGGGCAGATTCACCGCTGACTTCATCTTTAGAGACAGTCAAGATTGTTGATTTTTCTTTGAGATCTTCATTGAATGACAATGCCATTGTAACATCAAAGCCAGTGGAACAAATAAAAATGGCAGATTTGGATGACAGGTCTAGTCCGTTAGTGTCTATAAGATCTGACTTTGACAGGCAGCAGCAAACACTTTTATCATCAACTCAGGTGGCCCCGGTCATGATTGGTACCTCTCAGGTTTCTTCAAGTTGCTTATCCGACCCTCTAGCAGTAGCACTTGAAGACAAGGAAAGAGGTAGTATTTCAAGTGGTAGTGACTCGGAGCCAAAAAATGCCACCACTATTTCTAAAAGTACGGTTAGAAAATTTGGCAATTCCAATCATGATAAAGTTATTAATGGTTCTGCTATTGTCAATGATGATATGCAGAGCTTTCGCTTAGGATTTTCTTCAGTTAATATAGATGCCCATTCTGTGGAAAATCAGTTAAATATTGACCAGCATCAAACCTCAGTCTCTGATCTCTGTTCAACTGAGATGCTCAGGAGTCGAGATTTAAATTTGGCCTCTGTTACATCGAGCATGATTAAATCAATGGATTTGAATTCTGAACCCCTAAAGCAACAATCGATCTCTATAATGGATATGATGAAGGATCCTGTGAAATTGCAGCACACACAGTTTTCACCTTGTGGAGGTCACCCACAAAACAGTACAAGTCAGTCAAATTCTGCTCCCTGGAGTATTGGACTTCGAAATAAACAACCCCCATTTACTGATGGTTCTTGGGACATGGATAGAAAAATTGAGGTGGCTATGTGTTCCATAGGAGACGACGAATCTGTAATACATGATGGACACAGCGAATATGTTATAAACTCAAATTCTTCAAGCGGTAATGGTTCAGAGTGTCCTGGGTTCAACTGCATGGAAGAAAAGATGATACCAGTAGATATGATTGATATAATTAGTAGTAACAATGATGCTTGTGTAGATAAAAAGCAAGAGAGCAGCATCATTTCAGATTTATTGTCACTAGATTTTGATCCATGGGATGACTCATTATCCTCAGCTAACAATTTGGCTAGGCTGCGTGGTGAAATTGAAGAAAACAATTGTTTAAAATTATCAAGTTCATGGAAATCCCTAAACAGTGACCAGTCTAGATTTTCTTTTGCGAGACCAGAAAGTCAAGCAATCCTTTTAGAACCTGCTAGAGAAATTAGTGATGCTCAGAGACTTCAGTCCTCATCACGAGTTTCATATAAAGATGGTTTCCAGAATCGAGTTCAATCCAATGATTTTGAGGATGTTGATCTTTTCATCGGTAGCAACACTTTGTCTGATAGGACTACTGGTAAGTATTTCTTGTTTCTAGTCTCTATAGCTATATCTTTCAGTATATGACACAATAATATGTACTTATTGTGAAAATTATTGTATTAAAGTTTCTTTGATTCAGCAATTTTCATTCCTTCAGTATCTTTTTTAGATTACATCATGGTTGTTGTTTCTTGACATTTGGTGTAAATTCTCTTTGGCTATTAGGATtactttatttttctttgttctttctagtatttgttcaactACAATCTGTTGATATCATTTAAACAAGTGATTAGAATATTTTTTACTTAACCTTTTCTCTTATAATCTAAAATGTGCCTCTTGTGCCCCTCCCTCCTCCCTTTTGTAAGGAAAGTTCTATGGAAGTAATTACATCACAGTTGGTGAGAATCTTGCTGTTTCGTTTCTATTCATCATGCATTATGGCCATGATTTGCTAACTTTAATTGGATACCCTTTCTATTCATTGCCtcaatcatttcatgatgtatgcATCTCGGGTCAAAAGAGAATACAAGCGTGACAGAGGCTGCTGGTTTGAACGTACCAGCTACTTATGCTCAAGGATAACTAAAGGTTTTTGGCCCACATGTGAAAATTCATAATGTAACACACATTCACTTATTACA is from Musa acuminata AAA Group cultivar baxijiao chromosome BXJ1-6, Cavendish_Baxijiao_AAA, whole genome shotgun sequence and encodes:
- the LOC103990140 gene encoding uncharacterized protein LOC103990140 isoform X2, which translates into the protein MSDDGERTCPLCAEEMDLTDQQLKPCKCGYEICIWCWHHIIEMAEKEDTEARCPACRTPYDKDRVLKAAPANSERIIAEIFSEKKQRPQRAKTKISAEAMKHLSGARVMQKNLVYITGLPFNLCDENILERKEYFGQYGKVLKVSISRAAGTSSQKTSTNNTFGIYVTYAKEEEAVRCIQAVHNYVLEGKSLRACFGTTKYCRAWLRNMTCSNPDCLYLHDIGSHGDGFTKDEMISACTRVPQITSSSSQRRFGTVLPPPMDDFNSRLGLDKHPVKRTCINSSIQVNGSSNISAEMSNALPAAASWGLRGSNCQILASSIQCSRTPAIQNTQAISNSSLPSLLTTSTKQPSARDDEMLITSRVPESKEDVHSMSGSLEPLRLVTRADSPLTSSLETVKIVDFSLRSSLNDNAIVTSKPVEQIKMADLDDRSSPLVSIRSDFDRQQQTLLSSTQVAPVMIGTSQVSSSCLSDPLAVALEDKERGSISSGSDSEPKNATTISKSTVRKFGNSNHDKVINGSAIVNDDMQSFRLGFSSVNIDAHSVENQLNIDQHQTSVSDLCSTEMLRSRDLNLASVTSSMIKSMDLNSEPLKQQSISIMDMMKDPVKLQHTQFSPCGGHPQNSTSQSNSAPWSIGLRNKQPPFTDGSWDMDRKIEVAMCSIGDDESVIHDGHSEYVINSNSSSGNGSECPGFNCMEEKMIPVDMIDIISSNNDACVDKKQESSIISDLLSLDFDPWDDSLSSANNLARLRGEIEENNCLKLSSSWKSLNSDQSRFSFARPESQAILLEPAREISDAQRLQSSSRVSYKDGFQNRVQSNDFEDVDLFIGSNTLSDRTTGVSRAKITAPPGFLAPTISSPPGFSCPDRGGNHYQSHLAGSSGDVEFIDPAILAIGKGRIHLEPNNSTLGLKYSFPAQFSTPNNDPRLHLLAQQSVSSPQNLGIPDHMGERFLQLNDAYIASQLLAQSHAGISPIMQLSFQHLRNPLFSNSQWDAWKSVCPGNNIGMSEKFRNGRFGLNDYYTSTDENKFHIPSAGNLYNQAFGM
- the LOC103990140 gene encoding uncharacterized protein LOC103990140 isoform X1; this encodes MSDDGERTCPLCAEEMDLTDQQLKPCKCGYEICIWCWHHIIEMAEKEDTEARCPACRTPYDKDRVLKAAPANSERIIAEIFSEKKQRPQRAKTKISAEAMKHLSGARVMQKNLVYITGLPFNLCDENILERKEYFGQYGKVLKVSISRAAGTSSQKTSTNNTFGIYVTYAKEEEAVRCIQAVHNYVLEGKSLRACFGTTKYCRAWLRNMTCSNPDCLYLHDIGSHGDGFTKDEMISACTRVPQITSSSSQRRFGTVLPPPMDDFNSRLGLDKHPVKRTCINSSIQVNGSSNISAEMSNALPAAASWGLRGSNCQILASSIQCSRTPAIQNTQAISNSSLPSLLTTSTKQPSARDDEMLITSRVPESKEDVHSMSGSLEPLRLVTRADSPLTSSLETVKIVDFSLRSSLNDNAIVTSKPVEQIKMADLDDRSSPLVSIRSDFDRQQQTLLSSTQVAPVMIGTSQVSSSCLSDPLAVALEDKERGSISSGSDSEPKNATTISKSTVRKFGNSNHDKVINGSAIVNDDMQSFRLGFSSVNIDAHSVENQLNIDQHQTSVSDLCSTEMLRSRDLNLASVTSSMIKSMDLNSEPLKQQSISIMDMMKDPVKLQHTQFSPCGGHPQNSTSQSNSAPWSIGLRNKQPPFTDGSWDMDRKIEVAMCSIGDDESVIHDGHSEYVINSNSSSGNGSECPGFNCMEEKMIPVDMIDIISSNNDACVDKKQESSIISDLLSLDFDPWDDSLSSANNLARLRGEIEENNCLKLSSSWKSLNSDQSRFSFARPESQAILLEPAREISDAQRLQSSSRVSYKDGFQNRVQSNDFEDVDLFIGSNTLSDRTTGVSRAKITAPPGFLAPTISSPPGFSCPDRGNQEHDMTYLGGNHYQSHLAGSSGDVEFIDPAILAIGKGRIHLEPNNSTLGLKYSFPAQFSTPNNDPRLHLLAQQSVSSPQNLGIPDHMGERFLQLNDAYIASQLLAQSHAGISPIMQLSFQHLRNPLFSNSQWDAWKSVCPGNNIGMSEKFRNGRFGLNDYYTSTDENKFHIPSAGNLYNQAFGM